In Cicer arietinum cultivar CDC Frontier isolate Library 1 chromosome 1, Cicar.CDCFrontier_v2.0, whole genome shotgun sequence, one DNA window encodes the following:
- the LOC101504865 gene encoding uncharacterized protein isoform X3, with translation MSMANKDATRRELLERWRGIEEEEGNADDDDVDPSIHRRLHLHKEQWFADAYNFLISSPSENHIWCGLWDIMGPLLETFYNYYKDARQDSPLRRLWKRISDEMRHCLQCISQHHQAQDMYNTEYESSSIGPLLDILRKLDYERVTSHLSDINARITRKEYDSARDNAEVVNVLYEVLMFPILLDYQPLFTEFELFVEAIDNKHELALSGHQQFPGVYALFFCKRNVRSVGYRLAGSMGRIRRAADLEPLQPLLKKFIGCLEADTLPLVMETSAPRTPLDRISLWIGIRSLLGFLDPPAFEEGILENYPFFLDIVLNHISGDSLEFSHAVTCLRLLFEMLGCKLWLSSTLSPSVMRNTLLGQCFHIRNEKIHKDIFGLFHPFLQSLEALHDGEHEKQRRHFLYFLLHQVPVSSNFSILTRKLACQIALLIVHRGYNMNPPCPPFECAHMWGPSLVSSLKDSSLHSSLRQPAFDLIQTIIVSDATALVYSVLNCCTTRSIDSTMAYEFLKLEDESDDTWPLSIPDGKQLDCKSSWSEFNVQSGIASQECREWMCIPMLWADVLVDISPSILPLSFSKAVFWARSRFPMVELESSAEMMLPVRSCLSSFAAEISSSFGWKVPTGSDDGGDGNKSKNSVEVLTMSFPLIRTFNRFTTHFLVQMRQGELRSQWIWEPLMSESLILSLLDPNDDVRQFGKSMLEQVSDTRGLSCGLKFLCSYRSSLCATILGLKHAMKLVQLDSVLLKFNTLHHFWFLLCKLLKDEGVLGPELPENTLVDLEGPKLSSQGGFLKQPTFDSLPVDINKHVIIVELKIKEKFSCLLSEMAWPIFCRCLVKGKEFVDYSFCQMTCVRLLEILPVLVDKLCLFGGTELKNFTMLVKNKLGVIWLHNLMEWGKSSLRVVIVYWKRALNYLLNLFKDSCNETSASAIMTIENLITSDGYTLEELTKQVSHLSTSLCREDSLTFQEANVKLKSSVSKSLPFEKNRSSSDIHSSSMEDIGVQNLDSEIMTGRKDTETIVVISDDEAEPKVFSNAILSVSETGQNSAGNIMPHTAGNSLSPSDHAIQNVSYMKTSKGTKETFQKKDTTEVFSLSSQKRGSGNLRNNPVVTPYIDSKGPESCKREAISKSNDRVSLIKASVEAASTKNLNKTSSIKASKISDFRDSDEDLLETALNSVGRTQLYVPKPTSILKRQVIKLKTIHENRSGSLHKVEDTMRRFKPPSLDDWYKPILEIDYFAIVGLSSARKDENRTVNKLKEVPVCFQSAEQYMEIFRPLVLEEFKAQLQNSFLEMSSWEEMVYGSLSVMSVERIDDFHIIRFVHDDGDSATCRSFSENDYVLLTKDPPQKSNHDVHMVGKVERREKDYKRSLSIVLIRFYFQNGSSRLNQARRNLTERSKWHGCRIMSITPQIREFHALSSVKHIPLLPLILNPAEDSFCLDKCKEVDLSKLCQSLQQTLRSSFNVTQLQAISVAIGRAKQKKTVELSLIQGPPGTGKTRTIVAIVSALLTSYPHKMNVLKSPLDENMTQSSFSPYSRPKISESVAIARAWQDAAMARQLNDVQSPSKSFENCARQRILICAQSNAAVDELVSRISSHGLYGSNGKMYKPYLVRVGNAKTVHPNSLPFFIDTLVDQRVAEERMHSKDGNNDLRGVPSALLRSNLEKLVDSIRFYETKRANLRDGDSDVKSHMGDDTKMSDAEIGMKLSKMYEQKRQIYKDLSNVQAQEKKANEETKTLRNKLRKSILTEAEIVVTTLSGCGGDLHGVCSERILCSKFRGPSEHALFDAVIIDEAAQALEPATLIPLQLLKSRGTQCIMVGDPKQLPATVLSNVASKFLYQCSMFERLQRAGHPVIMLTEQNASRDMQVSFVAFL, from the exons ATGTCCATGGCGAACAAAGATGCTACTAGACGGGAGCTACTCGAACGGTGGAGAGGCATCGAGGAGGAAGAAGGGAACGCGGACGACGATGACGTTGATCCCTCCATACACCGTCGTCTCCACCTCCACAAAGAGCAATG GTTTGCAGATGCATATAATTTTCTAATTTCCTCGCCTAGTGAAAATCATATTTGGTGTGGTTTATGGGATATAATGGGGCCTCTTTTGGAGACTTTTTACAATTACTACAAAGATGCCCGCCAAGATTCACCACTCAGGCGGCTATGGAAGAGAATCTCTGATGAAATGAGGCACTGCCTACAGTGCATTTCTCAGCATCATCAAGCCCAAGACATGTATAATACGGAGTATGAGTCTAGCTCTATCGGTCCTCTTCTAGATATCTTGCGAAAGCTTGATTATGAGAGGGTGACATCACATCTGAGTGATATCAATGCGAGAATAACAAGGAAAGAATATGATTCTGCTCGTGATAATGCTGAAGTTGTTAATGTCTTGTATGAG GTATTGATGTTCCCAATCCTCTTAGATTATCAGCCTCTATTCACTGAGTTTGAGTTGTTTGTTGAAGCTATTGATAATAAGCACGAACTGGCATTATCTGGGCATCAACAATTTCCG GGAGTGTATGCGTTATTTTTTTGCAAGAGAAACGTTCGTTCTGTTGGATACCGCCTAGCAGGATCAATGGGAAGAATAAG GAGAGCAGCAGACTTGGAACCTCTGCAACCATTGCTTAAGAAATTTATTGGCTGTTTAGAGGCAGATACTTTGCCATTGGTTATGGAGACTTCAGCACCAAGAACTCCGCTGGATCGCATATCCTTATGGATTGGCATCAGATCCCT ACTCGGTTTCTTGGATCCTCCTGCTTTTGAAGAAGGGATATTGGAAAATTATCCCTTTTTTCTTGATATTGTACTCAATCATATTAGCGGTGATTCACTTGAATTTTCACATGCTGTTACTTGCTTGAGATTACTTTTCGAAATGCTTG GCTGTAAGCTTTGGTTAAGCTCTACACTGTCTCCAAGTGTAATGCGCAACACTCTACTTGGTCAATGCTTCCACATTCGCAATGAAAAAATCCATAAAGATATTTTTGGTCTATTCCACCCCTTTCTACAG TCTCTTGAAGCTTTGCATGATGGGGAGCATGAAAAGCAACGTAgacattttctctattttctcCTCCATCAAGTGCCAGTGAGCAGTAACTTCAGCATTCTAACAAGAAAGTTGGCATGTCAG ATAGCACTTCTTATTGTACACCGAGGTTACAACATGAACCCGCCATGCCCTCCTTTTGAGTGTGCACATATGTG GGGACCTTCGCTTGTCTCATCTCTGAAGGACTCCTCGCTTCACAGTTCTTTGAGGCAACCTGCTTTTGACCTTATACAGACTATCATAGTATCGGATGCTACTGCTTTAGTATATTCAGTGCTGAATTGCTGCACAACTCGTAGCATTGATAGTACCATGGCATATGAGTTCCTTAAGTTGGAAGATGAAAGTGATGATACTTGGCCACTGTCTATTCCAGATGGTAAACAGCTGGATTGTAAAAGTTCTTGGAGTGAATTCAATGTGCAGAGTGGAATAGCTTCTCAAGAGTGCCGAGAGTGGATGTGCATTCCAATGTTATGGGCTGATGTTTTAGTTGATATCAGTCCCTCAATTCTCCCACTTTCATTTTCCAAAGCTGTTTTTTGGGCACGATCTCGTTTTCCTATGGTAGAACTTGAGAGCAGTGCTGAAATGATGCTTCCAGTTAGATCTTGCCTTTCATCTTTTGCTGCAGAAATATCCTCTTCATTTGGGTGGAAGGTTCCAACTGGATCTGATGATGGTGGAGATGGAAACAAATCAAAGAATTCAGTTGAAGTGCTGACAATGTCTTTTCCTTTAATAAGAACATTTAACAG GTTCACTACACATTTTCTAGTTCAGATGAGACAAGGAGAACTTCGAAGTCAGTGGATTTGGGAACCACTGATGAGTGAAAGCTTGATCCTTTCGCTATTGGATCCAAATGAT GATGTTAGACAGTTTGGAAAGTCTATGTTGGAGCAAGTTTCAGATACCCGTGGTCTTTCTTGTGGACTGAAGTTTCTTTGTTCTTACAGATCCTCATTGTGTGCAACTATTTTGGGCCTTAAACATGCTATGAAACTG GTCCAACTGGATTCCGTACTGTTGAAGTTTAATACTTTACATCATTTTTGGTTTCTTTTATGCAAATTACTCAAAGATGAGGGTGTACTTGGTCCAGAGTTGCCCGAAAATACACTCGTTGACTTAGAGGGGCCAAAGTTATCTTCACAAGGCGGGTTTTTGAAGCAGCCAACTTTTGATTCTCTACCAGTGGATATTAATAAACATGTTATCATTGTTGAACTAAAGATAAAGGAAAAATTCAGTTGCTTACTATCTGAAATGGCGTGGCCTATTTTCTGTAGATGCCTGGTAAAAGGCAAGGAATTTGTTGATTACAGTTTCTGCCAG ATGACTTGTGTGCGGTTACTCGAGATTCTTCCTGTTCTTGTTGATAAACTCTGCCTATTTGGTGGAACAGAGCTTAAAAATTTCACAATGCTAGTAAAAAATAAACTGGGTGTCATATGGCTTCACAATCTCATGGAATGGGGAAAGTCATCACTAAGAGTTGTAATTGTATATTGGAAGCGAGCACTTAATTATTTACTGAATCTGTTCAAAGATTCTTGTAATGAAACTTCTGCATCAGCAATCATGACAATTGAAAATCTTATTACAAGTG ATGGTTATACCTTGGAAGAATTGACAAAACAGGTCTCGCACCTGTCCACGTCTCTATGTAGGGAAGACTCTCTTACTTTTCAGGAGGCAAATGTGAAGCTCAAATCATCGGTATCTAAAAGCTTGCCTTTTGAAAAGAACCGTTCAAGTTCTGATATTCACTCTTCATCCATGGAGGATATAGGTGTACAAAATTTGGACTCTGAAATAATGACGGGCAGAAAAGATACTGAAACCATCGTTGTTATTTCAGATGATGAAGCTGAACCAAAAGTTTTTTCCAATGCCATTTTATCAGTTAGTGAAACAGGTCAGAACTCTGCTGGCAACATAATGCCTCATACTGCTGGTAATAGTTTATCGCCTTCTGACCATGCAATCCAAAATGTTTCGTACATGAAAACTTCCAAGGGAACGAAGGAGACCTTCCAGAAAAAGGATACTACTGAAGTTTTCAGTCTTTCTTCTCAGAAGCGAGGCTCTGGTAATTTACGTAATAATCCCGTGGTTACTCCGTATATTGATTCCAAGGGCCCAGAGAGTTGTAAGAGGGAAGCTATTTCAAAATCCAACGATAGGGTCAGTTTGATAAAAGCTTCTGTTGAAGCTGCCAGCactaaaaatttgaataaaacttCCAGTATTAAGGCTTCCAAAATTAGTGATTTTCGGGACTCTGATGAGGATCTACTAGAGACTGCATTGAACTCTGTGGGACGTACCCAATTGTATGTACCAAAGCCTACTTCAATTTTGAAAAGACAAGTTATTAAACTAAAAACTATTCATGAAAACAGATCCGGTTCTCTTCATAAGGTAGAGGACACAATGAGAAGATTCAAGCCACCAAGTTTGGATGATTGGTATAAACCTATTCTTGAAATAGATTATTTTGCAATAGTAGGTTTGTCATCTGCTAGAAAAGATGAAAACCGAACTGTTAACAAATTAAAGGAAGTTCCTGTATGTTTTCAATCAGCGGAACAGTATATGGAGATATTTCGGCCATTAGTTTTGGAGGAGTTTAAAGCGCAGCTTCAAAATTCTTTTCTTGAGATGTCTTCATGGGAAGAGATGGTTTATGGAAGCCTCTCTGTGATGTCGGTAGAGAGAATTGACGATTTTCATATTATTCGTTTTGTCCATGATGATGGTGATTCTGCAACATGCAGGAGCTTTTCAGAAAATGACTATGTTTTGCTAACGAAAGATCCTCCACAAAAATCTAATCATGATGTTCATATGGTCGGAAAG GTTGAAAGGCGCGAAAAAGACTATAAAAGAAGTTTAAGTATTGTTCTCATCCGGTTCTATTTTCAAAATGGTTCTTCACGTTTAAATCAAGCTAGAAGGAATCTCACTGAACGTAGTAAATGGCATGGATGCCGAATAATGAGCATTACCCCACAAATTCGAGAATTTCATGCATTGTCATCTGTAAAACACATCCCCTTACTTCCGCTCATTTTAAATCCCGCCGAAGATTCCTTTTGTCTTGATAAATGTAAAGAAGTAGATCTCAGCAAGTTGTGCCAGTCATTGCAGCAAACTCTGCGATCATCGTTTAATGTTACTCAGCTCCAAGCAATAAGTGTTGCTATTGGAAGAGCTAAACAAAAGAAAACTGTTGAATTATCTCTTATTCAGGGTCCTCCAG GAACTGGGAAGACACGTACTATTGTTGCAATTGTCAGCGCCCTTCTAACTTCATATCCACATAAGATGAATGTTCTAAAAAGTCCTTTAGATGAAAACATGACACAAAGTTCTTTTTCTCCCTATTCAAGACCAAAGATTAGCGAGAGTGTTGCCATTGCGAGGGCGTGGCAGGATGCAGCCATGGCTAGACAATTAAATGATGTCCAGAGTCCTTCAAAATCTTTCGAAAATTGTGCGAGACAAAGGATTCTAATCTGTGCTCAATCTAATGCTGCAGTAGATGAACTGGTATCAAGAATTTCAAGCCATGGTCTTTATGGAAGTAATGGCAAAATGTACAAACCTTATCTTGTGAGGGTTGGAAATGCTAAAACAGTCCATCCAAATTCACTACCATTCTTTATTGATACACTTGTTGATCAACGTGTAGCAGAAGAGAGGATGCATTCAAAAGACGGGAATAATGATTTGAGGGGAGTTCCATCAGCATTGCTGCGGTCTAATTTGGAGAAACTGGTCGATTCTATCAGGTTCTATGAAACAAAACGTGCTAACTTAAGGGATGGGGATTCTGATGTTAAAAGTCATATGGGGGATGACACCAAAATGTCTGATGCTGAAATTGGAATGAAGTTGAGCAAAATGTATGAACAAAAAAGACAAATATATAAAGATCTTAGTAATGTTCAAGCTCAAGAGAAGAAAGCCAATGAAGAAACCAAGACTCTTAGGAATAAGCTTCGGAAGTCTATACTAACGGAAGCTGAAATAGTGGTAACTACATTGAGTGGATGTGGTGGGGACCTTCATGGAGTTTGCTCCGAGAGAATATTATGCTCCAAGTTTCGGGGTCCATCTGAACATGCCCTCTTCGATGCTGTTATAATTGATGAAGCTGCTCAA GCTCTTGAGCCAGCTACTCTGATTCCTCTTCAGCTTTTAAAGTCAAGGGGAACCCAATGCATTATG GTTGGGGACCCAAAGCAGCTTCCTGCAACTGTGCTATCAAATGTTGCAAGTAAATTTCTTTATCAGTGC